The sequence TTAAGCCGGATAGCCCGCTTTATTAAAAGTAAAGACCATACGCCCGCCGGCTTAAGCGACAGCCCAAAAGCAGGCCCTGCCGAAGCCCCGGCAACTAAACCGCAAACGCTTTATTTTTTAACTGAAGCAAATGGTAAAAAGATAGACGTGCGCGTAGTGGTCAATTATCCTTTTTACGATGTAAGCCTGAGCGGGCGGCCGGCCGCGCAATTAGAGCAGGACCATCACAGCAACTGGTTCGTCACCAAAGGGCAAATGGATGATGGTTTGGTGCAGGCTATAGGGAAGCGTATAGCTAAGGAAATTACCGGGTATTAATAAGCTATAAACTTATCCATCTGTTCATCGGTAAATTTAACGGTATCGGCCAAAAATAGGTTACCATCCATATCCAGTTCCTGGCGGATGTTGGCTATATGGATACGCAGCGGCATTACATGCAGGTGCACATAACCGCAAACGCCGTTAAAATGTTCGATACCGCGAATATTGCCATACTTGCCTGAGGACAGGCCAACCAGGGCGGCCTTCTTCTCATAAAAACTGGCCGGGAAATCACAGGCGTCTATAAAGGTTTTTAATACGCCGGGGAAACTGCCGTTATATTCAGGTATTACAAAAAGGAACTTATCGGTATTTGTAACCAGTTCCTGTATCGGCCTGAAAGCTTCGCTGCGCTTACCGTACAGATCGGTGCCGATCAGGGTTTCCGGCAGATCCATCAGCGATAATAAATTAGTTTCTAAACCTTTTGAAGCCAGCCTGCGCTGGTAATATTGCGCCAGTTTAAGCGTTGAACTATTCGGGCGGTTTGTTGATGCGATGATAGTAACCATATTTTGCAGAGGTGAAAGGCTAAAGGTAAAGGGTTAAAGGTCAAATTGGAAAAGCCGATGTCTATCAACCTCTTACCTTTTACCTTTGGCCTTTCACCTAAAAAACACTCAAATTTGTTTGTAAATAGGGCAAAGCTGTGGATTACTTCAATTATTAAACTCGTATCTTTAGCCCCGGTAAAAACTGTACGAAAATAGCTATTTTCGTGTTTGCTTTCCGTTATAAAAAATCATTGATCAATTATAATTTATAAAGTATAATGGGTAAAATAATTGCTTTGGCTAACCAAAAAGGCGGTGTTGGCAAAACCACTTCATCTATAAATCTTGCTGCAAGCCTTGCCGTACTCGATTATAAAACATTGTTGGTGGATGCAGATCCGCAGGCTAACTCTACCTCGGGTATCGGTTACGATCCGCGTACCATAAAGGATAGCATTTACGAATGTATTATTAACCAAACCGATCCGCACGTAGCTATCCAACATACCGAAACACCTAACCTTGATCTGCTGCCCGCGCATATCGATCTGGTAGGTGCCGAGATAGAAATGATCAACCTTACCGACCGCGAGTACAAAATGAAAGCCGTGCTGGATAAGGTGATCGATGAGTACGATTTTATTATTATCGATTGTTCGCCGTCGCTGGGTTTAATTACCATCAACGCGCTTACAGCGGCCAACTCGGTTATCGTACCTGTACAGTGCGAGTACTTCGCTTTGGAAGGTTTAGGTAAATTGTTAAACACCATTAAGATCGTCCAAAACCGTTTAAATACCAATCTTGATATCGAGGGTATTTTATTAACTATGTACGACGTACGTTTGCGCCTGAGCAACCAGGTAGTTGAAGAAGTACGCTCGCACTTTGAAGACCTGGTGTTTGATACCATTATACAGCGCAATACCCGCTTAAGCGAGGCGCCAAGCTTTGGCATGTCGGTAATTATGCACGATGCCAACTGCAAGGGCGCTATCAATTATTTGAACCTGGCACGCGAGATCATCCGCAAAAACGGACTAATGACAACCGAAGAAACCGCCAGCACAGCAACCGTTTAAGATAAATGAGTTTAGATAGAAAAAGAGGATTAGGAAAAGGTTTAAGCGCGCTGCTTGATGATTCCACGCAGGTAAACAGCCATGCCGGCCCCACAAGGTCGGTAGCTACTGCCCCCGAGGTTAACGATGCCGGTTCGGTAAACGAGATCAGGATTGACGAGATCGAGGTAAACCCGTTTCAGCCACGTACCGAGTTTGAGGCACAGGCATTAAACGAACTGGCCGACTCCATTAAATTACAGGGATTAATACAACCTATTACTGTAAGGCGTTTAAGCGCGCATAAATACCAGCTGATATCGGGCGAACGCCGCTTACGTGCCTCCAAAATTGCAGGTTTAACACAG comes from Mucilaginibacter mali and encodes:
- a CDS encoding NADPH-dependent FMN reductase, which codes for MVTIIASTNRPNSSTLKLAQYYQRRLASKGLETNLLSLMDLPETLIGTDLYGKRSEAFRPIQELVTNTDKFLFVIPEYNGSFPGVLKTFIDACDFPASFYEKKAALVGLSSGKYGNIRGIEHFNGVCGYVHLHVMPLRIHIANIRQELDMDGNLFLADTVKFTDEQMDKFIAY
- a CDS encoding ParA family protein: MGKIIALANQKGGVGKTTSSINLAASLAVLDYKTLLVDADPQANSTSGIGYDPRTIKDSIYECIINQTDPHVAIQHTETPNLDLLPAHIDLVGAEIEMINLTDREYKMKAVLDKVIDEYDFIIIDCSPSLGLITINALTAANSVIVPVQCEYFALEGLGKLLNTIKIVQNRLNTNLDIEGILLTMYDVRLRLSNQVVEEVRSHFEDLVFDTIIQRNTRLSEAPSFGMSVIMHDANCKGAINYLNLAREIIRKNGLMTTEETASTATV